A part of Capsicum annuum cultivar UCD-10X-F1 chromosome 6, UCD10Xv1.1, whole genome shotgun sequence genomic DNA contains:
- the LOC107874596 gene encoding transcription repressor OFP3: MGNHRFKFSDMMPNTWFYKLKDMSKTKNHKTPFSSTSSKSQFSQPRSSFSYTRKSIRVDKIYNSHAAYTFLDPPRKSSSSSKKKSKRKTIYKPSPKHIPSSITSSNNNYASVSNKLGSASSVSSTEDDKFPELDFLNSPSSDLPNSCSCHFTSSSTDIIIDVNDIARSNIFNNIDTAYAEISELDQLPPILTKQSSSIKNIKQDDNAKPRREKEPTNKVGSPVSRKHYLSNSSGVRLRTNSTKIASKRNSVSSKRRSKAKKEKCSTSTGTSFAIVKASIDPEKDFRESMIEMVVENNIRASKDLENLLACYLSLNSNEYHDLIIKAFEQVWFDLSDLHL; encoded by the coding sequence ATGGGCAATCACAGATTCAAGTTTTCAGATATGATGCCAAACACTTGGTTTTACAAACTTAAAGACATGAgcaaaaccaaaaaccataaaACCCCATTTTCATCTACTTCCAGTAAGTCCCAATTTTCACAACCAAGATCATCATTTTCTTATACTAGAAAGTCTATTAGAGTTGACAAGATTTACAATTCTCATGCTGCTTATACTTTCCTTGATCCACCAAGaaaatcatcatcatcctcaaagaaaaaatccaaaagaaagacCATTTATAAGCCTTCTCCTAAACACATTCCTTCCTCTATTACCTCCAGCAACAACAACTACGCCTCAGTCTCAAACAAGTTGGGGTCCGCTTCTTCTGTTTCCTCCACAGAAGACGATAAATTCCCTGAATTGGATTTCCTCAATTCTCCATCCTCGGATTTGCCAAATTCTTGTAGTTGTCACTTTACTTCTTCATCTACTGATATAATCATAGACGTGAACGATATAGCTCGCTCGAACATATTCAACAACATAGATACAGCGTACGCGGAAATTTCAGAACTTGATCAACTCCCACCAATTCTCACCAAGCAATCAAGTTCCATCAAGAACATAAAACAGGATGACAATGCTAAGCCTCGACGAGAAAAAGAACCTACAAACAAAGTAGGTTCTCCTGTATCAAGAAAACATTATTTATCAAACTCTTCTGGTGTAAGACTACGAACAAATTCTACTAAAATAGCTAGCAAGAGAAACAGCGTGTCATCAAAAAGGCGATCAAAGGCGAAGAAAGAGAAGTGTTCAACTTCGACAGGTACAAGTTTCGCTATAGTGAAAGCTTCAATTGATCCTGAGAAAGATTTTAGGGAATCCATGATCGAAATGGTTGTTGAAAACAATATCAGGGCGTCGAAAGACTTGGAAAATCTTCTTGCTTGTTACCTTTCATTGAATTCAAATGAGTACCATGATCTTATTATCAAGGCGTTTGAACAAGTCTGGTTCGACTTGTCTGATCTTCACTTGTAA